The DNA sequence AACCTGCTTACCCACAGTACAAAATCACACTTTAGCTGCTCACTACTGATAACGACTCACTTCAATCAAGTTTCCATCAGGGTCGCGCAAATATACGGACTCAATTGCACCAACTGCGCCAGTACGTGGCACAACATCACTTTCTGCGTCGATACCGCAATGCGCCAAATGCGCGAGTACGTCTGTAAGTGGCGTGGAAGTCAGTAAGCACACATCTGCCGAGCCGCTGGCTGGTACGCGCGCATGTGGGGTGATCTCCTGCCCAGCCTGATGTAAATTGATTTTCTGCCGCCCGAAGCGCAGCGCATGGCGGCCTTCACCAAAGGTAATTGCTTCCATACCCAATACGCGAGTATAAAATTCAATACTCGCATCAATGTCCTGCACAGTGAGGACGAAGTGATCCAGCGCAGTAA is a window from the Cardiobacteriaceae bacterium TAE3-ERU3 genome containing:
- a CDS encoding VOC family protein gives rise to the protein MARRKALPAYPYSQQTTVTTFLLLKHCEVILSIKITALDHFVLTVQDIDASIEFYTRVLGMEAITFGEGRHALRFGRQKINLHQAGQEITPHARVPASGSADVCLLTSTPLTDVLAHLAHCGIDAESDVVPRTGAVGAIESVYLRDPDGNLIEVSRYQ